Proteins co-encoded in one Lasioglossum baleicum chromosome 3, iyLasBale1, whole genome shotgun sequence genomic window:
- the Slga gene encoding proline dehydrogenase slgA isoform X2: protein MSAQDKREIEASVSEAGDEKREGPLKKYHVAKTFADRRYKVSSARTYFYLNEASCERNMDIFIKCLESVAAASMGVGITAIKLTALGRPQLLLQLSEVIMRARQYMTDVVGGEGAVLSHHAKPDDLMKKYEEARLGDAAPVKNFLQKIQSDKQGVIHLFPWSGILDENYELSETFQVPDIKTGKMVKLMSQLTPKEEEMFRNMIRRLNTIVGVADKLNVRIMIDAEQTYFQPAISRLTLEMMRKYNTTKAVVFNTYQTYLQEAFTEVRTDLEQAERQNFYFGAKLVRGAYIEQERARAAAMGYPDPTNPTYEATTEVYHKTLMECLRRMKLYKDKGEDPKKIGIMVASHNEDTVRFAIEKMKEMGISPDDKVICFGQLLGMCDYITFPLGQSGYSAYKYIPYGPVNEVLPYLSRRAQENRGILKKIKKEKRLLLEEIKRRISSGQIFYRPKGNYTPI from the exons ATGAGCGCACAAGACAAACGCGAAATCGA AGCTTCCGTGTCCGAAGCCGGGGATGAGAAAAGGGAAGGACCCCTGAAGAAGTACCATGTGGCGAAAACATTCGCGGATCGACGGTACAAAGTGTCCTCGGCGAGAACGTACTTCTACCTGAACGAAGCTTCCTGCGAAAGGAACAtggatatatttattaaatgcctCGAATCTGTCGCAG CTGCTTCGATGGGAGTTGGCATAACAGCGATCAAGTTAACAGCTCTCGGTCGGCCGCAGCTTCTG CTCCAATTGTCCGAAGTAATTATGCGAGCACGACAATACATGACCGACGTGGTTGGCGGTGAGGGTGCTGTTTTAAGCCATCACGCAAAACCAGATGACTTGATGAAAAAATACGAGGAAGCGCGACTCGGCGATGCGGCACCAGTGAAAAACTTTCTTCAAAAGattcaatcggacaaacaggg TGTGATTCACTTGTTCCCGTGGAGCGGTATTTTGGACGAGAATTACGAGCTCAGCGAGACTTTCCAAGTACCTGATATTAAAACAGGAAAGATGGTGAAGCTTATGTCCCAGCTGACTCCTAAGGAGGAGGAAATGTTCAGGAACATGATCAGACGTCTGAACACCATAGTTGGG GTGGCAGACAAATTAAACGTGCGTATAATGATAGATGCCGAACAAACCTATTTTCAACCAGCTATTTCGCGACTGACGTTGGAGATGATGCGCAAGTACAATACAACTAAG GCCGTGGTGTTCAATACCTACCAGACATACTTACAAGAGGCTTTTACCGAGGTGAGAACGGACCTTGAACAAGCTGAACGTCAAAATTTCTACTTCGGTGCTAAACTTGTCCGCGGTGCTTACATCGAACAG GAAAGAGCAAGAGCAGCGGCGATGGGTTATCCTGATCCAACGAATCCGACGTACGAGGCTACAACCGAGGTCTACCATAAGACGCTTATGGAGTGTTTAAGGCGAATGAAATTGTACAAAGATAAAGGCGAGGATCCTAAAAAGATTGGAATTATGGTCGCGTCCCACAACGAGGACACGGTGCGCTTTGCGATTGAAAA AATGAAGGAGATGGGCATCTCACCGGACGATAAAGTGATCTGTTTCGGTCAGTTGTTGGGGATGTGCGACTACATAACATTCCCATTAG GTCAGTCAGGGTACTCGGCATACAAATATATTCCTTACGGTCCAGTCAACGAAGTATTGCCATACCTCTCGCGGCGCGCGCAAGAGAACCGAGGCATACTTAAAAAAATCAAGAAAGAGAAACGTCTCTTGCTGGAAGAAATCAAGAGACGCATTTCGAGCGGCCAGATATTTTATAGACCGAAAGGAAACTACACCCCCATCTGA
- the Slga gene encoding proline dehydrogenase slgA isoform X1 — protein MAFLRTVPRCSAGKKLRKCVPLPVGFLENVTKPSVQLVQVHEREYTGAAADVKPAPRQIDPLDLKFNDPIAAFKSKTTLELLRAYVVYQLCSVELIAENNMKLMKITKSVLGEKLFTMLMKSTFYGHFVAGEDEAQITPVLDRLRQFGVKPILDYSVEEDISQEEAERREIQASVSEAGDEKREGPLKKYHVAKTFADRRYKVSSARTYFYLNEASCERNMDIFIKCLESVAAASMGVGITAIKLTALGRPQLLLQLSEVIMRARQYMTDVVGGEGAVLSHHAKPDDLMKKYEEARLGDAAPVKNFLQKIQSDKQGVIHLFPWSGILDENYELSETFQVPDIKTGKMVKLMSQLTPKEEEMFRNMIRRLNTIVGVADKLNVRIMIDAEQTYFQPAISRLTLEMMRKYNTTKAVVFNTYQTYLQEAFTEVRTDLEQAERQNFYFGAKLVRGAYIEQERARAAAMGYPDPTNPTYEATTEVYHKTLMECLRRMKLYKDKGEDPKKIGIMVASHNEDTVRFAIEKMKEMGISPDDKVICFGQLLGMCDYITFPLGQSGYSAYKYIPYGPVNEVLPYLSRRAQENRGILKKIKKEKRLLLEEIKRRISSGQIFYRPKGNYTPI, from the exons ATGGCGTTTTTGAGAACGGTGCCGCGTTGCAGTGCCGGTAAAAAGTTGAGGAAGTGTGTGCCACTTCCTGTCGGGTTTCTCGAGAACGTAACGAAACCATCGGTGCAGTTGGTGCAGGTGCACGAACGTGAATACACCGGCGCTGCTGCTGACGTGAAGCCGGCTCCACGACAGATCGACCCTTTGGATTTGAAGTTTAACGATCCGATTGCGGCTTTTAAAAGCAAAACCACCTTAGAGCTTCTACGTGCTTACGTCGTCTATCAACTATGTTCCGTCGAGTTAATCGCCGAAAACAATATGAAG CTAATGAAAATCACGAAGAGCGTGCTTGGCGAGAAACTTTTCACGATGCTCATGAAGTCCACATTTTACGGTCACTTTGTCGCCGGAGAAGACGAGGCGCAGATCACTCCTGTCCTGGATAGGCTAAGGCAGTTTGGCGTGAAGCCGATCCTCGATTACTCTGTCGAAGAGGACATCTCTCAAGAGGAAGCGGAACGACGCGAGATACA AGCTTCCGTGTCCGAAGCCGGGGATGAGAAAAGGGAAGGACCCCTGAAGAAGTACCATGTGGCGAAAACATTCGCGGATCGACGGTACAAAGTGTCCTCGGCGAGAACGTACTTCTACCTGAACGAAGCTTCCTGCGAAAGGAACAtggatatatttattaaatgcctCGAATCTGTCGCAG CTGCTTCGATGGGAGTTGGCATAACAGCGATCAAGTTAACAGCTCTCGGTCGGCCGCAGCTTCTG CTCCAATTGTCCGAAGTAATTATGCGAGCACGACAATACATGACCGACGTGGTTGGCGGTGAGGGTGCTGTTTTAAGCCATCACGCAAAACCAGATGACTTGATGAAAAAATACGAGGAAGCGCGACTCGGCGATGCGGCACCAGTGAAAAACTTTCTTCAAAAGattcaatcggacaaacaggg TGTGATTCACTTGTTCCCGTGGAGCGGTATTTTGGACGAGAATTACGAGCTCAGCGAGACTTTCCAAGTACCTGATATTAAAACAGGAAAGATGGTGAAGCTTATGTCCCAGCTGACTCCTAAGGAGGAGGAAATGTTCAGGAACATGATCAGACGTCTGAACACCATAGTTGGG GTGGCAGACAAATTAAACGTGCGTATAATGATAGATGCCGAACAAACCTATTTTCAACCAGCTATTTCGCGACTGACGTTGGAGATGATGCGCAAGTACAATACAACTAAG GCCGTGGTGTTCAATACCTACCAGACATACTTACAAGAGGCTTTTACCGAGGTGAGAACGGACCTTGAACAAGCTGAACGTCAAAATTTCTACTTCGGTGCTAAACTTGTCCGCGGTGCTTACATCGAACAG GAAAGAGCAAGAGCAGCGGCGATGGGTTATCCTGATCCAACGAATCCGACGTACGAGGCTACAACCGAGGTCTACCATAAGACGCTTATGGAGTGTTTAAGGCGAATGAAATTGTACAAAGATAAAGGCGAGGATCCTAAAAAGATTGGAATTATGGTCGCGTCCCACAACGAGGACACGGTGCGCTTTGCGATTGAAAA AATGAAGGAGATGGGCATCTCACCGGACGATAAAGTGATCTGTTTCGGTCAGTTGTTGGGGATGTGCGACTACATAACATTCCCATTAG GTCAGTCAGGGTACTCGGCATACAAATATATTCCTTACGGTCCAGTCAACGAAGTATTGCCATACCTCTCGCGGCGCGCGCAAGAGAACCGAGGCATACTTAAAAAAATCAAGAAAGAGAAACGTCTCTTGCTGGAAGAAATCAAGAGACGCATTTCGAGCGGCCAGATATTTTATAGACCGAAAGGAAACTACACCCCCATCTGA
- the LOC143207148 gene encoding bleomycin hydrolase isoform X1 produces the protein MLAELTDELLAQLREKFYEDRRNVLAQNVCTRTHPLEACISRKVLENSQHVFTHKIETEGKPITNQKRSGRCWLFSILNVIRSTFMKQYNLEEFEFSQAYLFFWDKIERCNYFLHNVVKSAMRNEPVDGRLVSFLLSDPIYDGGQWEMIVNVINRYGLVPKCCFPESYSCESTSHMNGILKSKLREYCKALRDMVSNGASDAELENKIQEQMVVIYRIIGICLGIPSETITWEYYDKSKNYNCIGPVTPLQFYEQYVKPHYNVDDKVCLVTDPRPSNPYGKLYTIDYLGNIVGGKATLYNNQPSELLMKLAAESIKQNEPVWFGCDINKQSIGNQGIDDMKAYDFESMFGTNVVNITKADRLIYGDSMMVHAMVLTAVSIDDKGKIRKFRVENSWGDDHGQKGYQLLTAEWFSEFVFEIVVDKKIVPADVLAVFKQEPIILPAWDPMGTLAH, from the exons ATGT TAGCGGAACTGACGGATGAACTATTAGCTCAATTGCGTGAAAAGTTTTATGAAGATAGACGTAATGTATTAGCACAAAATGTATGTACTAGAACGCATCCCCTAGAGGCTTGTATTTCACGTAAGGTTTTGGAGAACTCGCAACATGTCTTTACCCATAAGATTGAAACAGAAGGAAAACCTATTACAAACCAAAAACGTTCAGGAAGATGctggttattttcaattttaaatgttATAAGATCTACATTTATGAAGCAATACAATTTGGAAGAGTTTGAATTCAGTCAGGCATATTTATTTTTCTGGGATAAG ATCGAGCGTTGCAATTATTTTCTACACAACGTTGTAAAAAGTGCTATGCGCAACGAACCGGTAGATGGTCGCTTAGTATCATTCTTATTATCTGATCCTATATACGACGGAGGACAATGGGAAATGATTGTTAATGTTATAAACCGTTATGGTCTTGTTCCTAAATGTTGCTTTCCCGAATCGTATAGTTGCGAATCTACTTCTCACATGAATGGCATTTTAAAAAGTAAATTGAGAGAATACTGTAAAGCTCTAAGAGATATGGTGTCCAATGGAGCATCGGATGCAGAACTAGAAAACAAGATTCAAGAACAAATGGTTGTAATTTATCGAATAATTGGTATCTGTTTGGGCATTCCTTCGGAAACAATCACTTGGGAATATTACGATAAATCAAAGAATTACAATTGTATTGGACCAGTTACGCCATTGCAGTTCTATGAGCAATACGTGAAACCGCATTATAACGTCGACGATAAAGTATGTTTAGTAACGGATCCGAGGCCATCTAATCCGTATGGAAAGCTTTATACGATAGATTATTTGGGAAATATAGTAGGTGGAAAAGCAACGTTATACAATAATCAGCCATCtgaattattaatgaaattagcTGCGGAAAGTATAAAACAAAATGAACCTGTTTGGTTTGGATGCGATATAAACAAACAATCGATAGGCAACCAGGGTATTGACGATATGAAAGCGTACGACTTTGAATCAATGTTTGGAACAAATGTAGTCAATATTACGAAAGCGGATAGATTGATTTATGGAGATTCTATGATGGTTCATGCAATGGTACTTACTGCAGTTTCGATCGAC gaCAAAGGCAAAATTAGAAAGTTTCGAGTAGAAAATTCTTGGGGAGACGATCACGGTCAAAAAGGATATCAATTATTAACGGCAGAATGGTTTTCTGAATTTGTTTTTGAAATAGTCGTTGATAAAAAGATAGTACCTGCAGACGTTTTGGCTGTATTTAAACAGGAACCCATTATTTTACCTGCATGGGACCCTATGGGTACTCTTGCCCACTGA
- the Slga gene encoding proline dehydrogenase slgA isoform X3, whose product MGVGITAIKLTALGRPQLLLQLSEVIMRARQYMTDVVGGEGAVLSHHAKPDDLMKKYEEARLGDAAPVKNFLQKIQSDKQGVIHLFPWSGILDENYELSETFQVPDIKTGKMVKLMSQLTPKEEEMFRNMIRRLNTIVGVADKLNVRIMIDAEQTYFQPAISRLTLEMMRKYNTTKAVVFNTYQTYLQEAFTEVRTDLEQAERQNFYFGAKLVRGAYIEQERARAAAMGYPDPTNPTYEATTEVYHKTLMECLRRMKLYKDKGEDPKKIGIMVASHNEDTVRFAIEKMKEMGISPDDKVICFGQLLGMCDYITFPLGQSGYSAYKYIPYGPVNEVLPYLSRRAQENRGILKKIKKEKRLLLEEIKRRISSGQIFYRPKGNYTPI is encoded by the exons ATGGGAGTTGGCATAACAGCGATCAAGTTAACAGCTCTCGGTCGGCCGCAGCTTCTG CTCCAATTGTCCGAAGTAATTATGCGAGCACGACAATACATGACCGACGTGGTTGGCGGTGAGGGTGCTGTTTTAAGCCATCACGCAAAACCAGATGACTTGATGAAAAAATACGAGGAAGCGCGACTCGGCGATGCGGCACCAGTGAAAAACTTTCTTCAAAAGattcaatcggacaaacaggg TGTGATTCACTTGTTCCCGTGGAGCGGTATTTTGGACGAGAATTACGAGCTCAGCGAGACTTTCCAAGTACCTGATATTAAAACAGGAAAGATGGTGAAGCTTATGTCCCAGCTGACTCCTAAGGAGGAGGAAATGTTCAGGAACATGATCAGACGTCTGAACACCATAGTTGGG GTGGCAGACAAATTAAACGTGCGTATAATGATAGATGCCGAACAAACCTATTTTCAACCAGCTATTTCGCGACTGACGTTGGAGATGATGCGCAAGTACAATACAACTAAG GCCGTGGTGTTCAATACCTACCAGACATACTTACAAGAGGCTTTTACCGAGGTGAGAACGGACCTTGAACAAGCTGAACGTCAAAATTTCTACTTCGGTGCTAAACTTGTCCGCGGTGCTTACATCGAACAG GAAAGAGCAAGAGCAGCGGCGATGGGTTATCCTGATCCAACGAATCCGACGTACGAGGCTACAACCGAGGTCTACCATAAGACGCTTATGGAGTGTTTAAGGCGAATGAAATTGTACAAAGATAAAGGCGAGGATCCTAAAAAGATTGGAATTATGGTCGCGTCCCACAACGAGGACACGGTGCGCTTTGCGATTGAAAA AATGAAGGAGATGGGCATCTCACCGGACGATAAAGTGATCTGTTTCGGTCAGTTGTTGGGGATGTGCGACTACATAACATTCCCATTAG GTCAGTCAGGGTACTCGGCATACAAATATATTCCTTACGGTCCAGTCAACGAAGTATTGCCATACCTCTCGCGGCGCGCGCAAGAGAACCGAGGCATACTTAAAAAAATCAAGAAAGAGAAACGTCTCTTGCTGGAAGAAATCAAGAGACGCATTTCGAGCGGCCAGATATTTTATAGACCGAAAGGAAACTACACCCCCATCTGA
- the LOC143207150 gene encoding uncharacterized protein F58A4.6, whose product MDNPIKLIIHKGRRIFDSVIVTSYAVIKYEPKVKENRDTDHIYTNINNKYNRHKIVKVNTVCLNKKGYSAHLVSAYVATLINSQTYHTAAYKKLLKWSERRVSDETNLIIIFMKIRTPKKQFLDYKWNNSITQMILERREVDHAMSWLSTLGGAFSALGDEYQHCAEMAGKISVKQLQLAMRLGDPCLVARCKLYAVLSLIQQGHIKIPKTIIRNIYKFAIGQNDVRLQNMCLGIWAKLKYCYKMKINRIDYFSIRSIHHHT is encoded by the exons atggATAATccgataaaattaattatacataAAGGAAGGAGAATTTTTGACAGTGTCATTGTTACATCTTATGCGGTAATTAAGTACGAACCAAAAGTGAAAGAAAATAGAGACACGGATCATATatataccaatataaacaacaaatataataGACACAAAATAGTTAAAGTAAATACAGTTTGCTTAAATAAAAAAGGATATAGCGCTCATCTTGTATCGGCTTACGTTGCAACATTAATAAATTCGCAAACGTATCATACAGCtgcatataaaaaattgttaaaatggtCAGAACGCAGAGTCTCGGATGAGACAAATTTGATAataattttcatgaaaataCGTACACCGAAGAAACAGTTTTTAGATTATAAATG GAATAATAGCATAACGCAGATGATATTGGAGAGGAGAGAAGTTGATCATGCTATGTCTTGGTTGTCCACTTTAGGTGGAGCATTTTCTGCGTTAGGAGATGAATATCAGCACTGT GCTGAAATGGCAGGAAAAATTTCTGTAAAGCAATTACAATTAGCAATGCGCCTCGGAGATCCATGTTTGGTTGCTCGTTGTAAGTTGTACGCTGTTTTAAGTTTAATTCAACAAGGTCATATAAAAATACCAAAAACAATcataagaaatatttataaatttgcaaTTGGTCAAAATGATGTTCGTTTGCAAAATATGTGTCTCGGTATATGGGCTAAActgaaatattgttataaaatgaaaattaatcgtATAGACTATTTTAGTATTAGATCGATACACCATCACACATAA
- the LOC143207148 gene encoding bleomycin hydrolase isoform X2, translating to MKQYNLEEFEFSQAYLFFWDKIERCNYFLHNVVKSAMRNEPVDGRLVSFLLSDPIYDGGQWEMIVNVINRYGLVPKCCFPESYSCESTSHMNGILKSKLREYCKALRDMVSNGASDAELENKIQEQMVVIYRIIGICLGIPSETITWEYYDKSKNYNCIGPVTPLQFYEQYVKPHYNVDDKVCLVTDPRPSNPYGKLYTIDYLGNIVGGKATLYNNQPSELLMKLAAESIKQNEPVWFGCDINKQSIGNQGIDDMKAYDFESMFGTNVVNITKADRLIYGDSMMVHAMVLTAVSIDDKGKIRKFRVENSWGDDHGQKGYQLLTAEWFSEFVFEIVVDKKIVPADVLAVFKQEPIILPAWDPMGTLAH from the exons ATGAAGCAATACAATTTGGAAGAGTTTGAATTCAGTCAGGCATATTTATTTTTCTGGGATAAG ATCGAGCGTTGCAATTATTTTCTACACAACGTTGTAAAAAGTGCTATGCGCAACGAACCGGTAGATGGTCGCTTAGTATCATTCTTATTATCTGATCCTATATACGACGGAGGACAATGGGAAATGATTGTTAATGTTATAAACCGTTATGGTCTTGTTCCTAAATGTTGCTTTCCCGAATCGTATAGTTGCGAATCTACTTCTCACATGAATGGCATTTTAAAAAGTAAATTGAGAGAATACTGTAAAGCTCTAAGAGATATGGTGTCCAATGGAGCATCGGATGCAGAACTAGAAAACAAGATTCAAGAACAAATGGTTGTAATTTATCGAATAATTGGTATCTGTTTGGGCATTCCTTCGGAAACAATCACTTGGGAATATTACGATAAATCAAAGAATTACAATTGTATTGGACCAGTTACGCCATTGCAGTTCTATGAGCAATACGTGAAACCGCATTATAACGTCGACGATAAAGTATGTTTAGTAACGGATCCGAGGCCATCTAATCCGTATGGAAAGCTTTATACGATAGATTATTTGGGAAATATAGTAGGTGGAAAAGCAACGTTATACAATAATCAGCCATCtgaattattaatgaaattagcTGCGGAAAGTATAAAACAAAATGAACCTGTTTGGTTTGGATGCGATATAAACAAACAATCGATAGGCAACCAGGGTATTGACGATATGAAAGCGTACGACTTTGAATCAATGTTTGGAACAAATGTAGTCAATATTACGAAAGCGGATAGATTGATTTATGGAGATTCTATGATGGTTCATGCAATGGTACTTACTGCAGTTTCGATCGAC gaCAAAGGCAAAATTAGAAAGTTTCGAGTAGAAAATTCTTGGGGAGACGATCACGGTCAAAAAGGATATCAATTATTAACGGCAGAATGGTTTTCTGAATTTGTTTTTGAAATAGTCGTTGATAAAAAGATAGTACCTGCAGACGTTTTGGCTGTATTTAAACAGGAACCCATTATTTTACCTGCATGGGACCCTATGGGTACTCTTGCCCACTGA